A segment of the Trifolium pratense cultivar HEN17-A07 linkage group LG7, ARS_RC_1.1, whole genome shotgun sequence genome:
ataattctaAAGGCATttagtttttcaattaaaaCAACAATTACAATTGATATACTAGATACGTTAAAAATaattcttaatataagagaagatttgctttttaggttcattgagtTTCAAGTTTATTTGatctatattattgactagatacgTTAAAAATTCAATGAATCATCTTATATTAAGAACTAGATGTAGTATTACCTATGtatctaaatataatattttcttcGTATTTTTCTTTGTTCCACGACCCACGTGTAATGGATCCAATATGGATATTTATGTTATTGGATTGTTTGAGTGAGTTTTATCCTCTAGCCCCATTAAGAGTCTTATATATGTAGTGCTCTTGTCAATTTTAACTCAATGAATAAAATgaatgtctttatttttatttattgcattTCTTTATGTTTTGCTTAGTTTAACTTTAGCTCTCTATCATACTGACTTGAAAATGAACAACACAAGGGTTTATCGTTtcgttttgttttgattttgaggAGATAGATGATTGCCTAAAAGAGAGTGCTTTTTAGTTCTGACCTATTTTGCTttactaattatattttagctAATCTCAGTAACAAATAttgaattataaaatattttagctaaaagtatatatatatatattagttttaaaaaataaactaatctcATTAAAGCGAATCGAACCGAACCAAAGTGATAATCATGATTCGAACCGAACTGTTTCAGTTCAGTTTCAAAACTGTTATTTACGGTTCAATGTTTTTAATGTTCggtttggttcagttttttggtttttatgcCCACCCATTTGAGAAGTCACCTTTTCATactttcatctcttttttcaaTCCACCGTTTCCATTTTTCTACTAAGGAGTGTTTGATCTGctaagaaataaataatttgacATGATAACTTCAGCTATATTATATTtgattgtaaaattatttttgggactggacaaattggAGGTCGGAAGTCtgtacaaaaattaaattttttgttcctGCTAAATCACGGGTTAACTTTTTGTGCTCTACATAAATTGTCTAACataccaaaataatttttttttctatcaaaCATcctataagataaaaaaaaattaatactttaaatttttttcatgtgttattctatcttatatttttttttgtccagtacttccattttatatatatatatgtgatgaGTAAGACACAATTGTagatttatttacaatttaattaTGATATCCATTTTTATAATGAAATGTTTCACATTATTGGTGaaacttttaaattaaaatgttgaAGTTATAAATGCACATCTTTTTTTACTCATAAGTCTCTTATCTTTCTCACCACCAACAACATAACACTAGTTACTTTCCAACTACTAACACCTTAATTAGCTACTATTATTGGCAAGATACTTCAATTTTTCACCTAcctatatttttggtttcatcaCTATTTATTGagacatattttcattttccaaAACACACTTCATTGAGAGAGTTTTTGTAGACTTATTGATTAATTGGACATAATGGAGGGACAGAGTCCTATAATGTTGAAGGAAATTGAGGTGACAAAGTCTTCACTAGAaggaaaaattaatttgtttctAAGAATTTGTGCTTTGGTTCTAACACTTGTAGCTGCTGCAGTTATTGCTGCTGATAAACAGACCACAGTTGTTCCAATTAAGTTAACAGATTCTTTGCCACCTTTGAATGTTCCTGTTACTGCTAAGTGGCATTACTTGTCTGCTTATGTGTAAGTTCTCTCTTTCTTCCatgttcttaatttttttttatttttgtggagTAGCTTAATTTCACTTGTAAAGTGAATAAATAGGAGTATCAGAATTCGAACTCTGATCCctacatattacatgcaatgtcaCAATCAACTGAGCTATTTACGgagacttttttttattaatcttcACTTTGATGAAGATGGATTTGAAAATCTTCCAATTAATATGTATTGAGAAAACATGCTCAAATTACTTTTGTTTGGTTTTCCTTATGCACCATATATATCAATGATATAAGGGTTACAATTTTCTCATACActactacatatataatgcttttaattatatatagatCATTTAAAAACCTATTAAACTTAAcatgaaaatatattaaaatctcaaactatatattatatatgaaatctTACATGAAATAGAATTAACTACTTCGAGtctctatatattatatatggaaTCTTACATGAAATAGAATTTGattgtcttgattgaataccacaaaatatatttaacttttgtaaaagtcttgattgaataccacaagacttttttatcataaaaaaacttttaaaatcattgaaatctcaatccaatagaTCCCCTAAATTTAATTTCAGCTCCTACATGTTGAAATATTTTACCAACTAAACCTATGCTCTTTaatcattattaatttattctttttttttttttgatgatgtattaatttattctttttgtgAACAAAAAGAGCtttattaatttactaatatCTAACTAACCATAGCATGAATTTAAAATAACGCGTCTAAACTAAAACACGTACCTGAAATGTTATAAAAGCATGAAATGTcccttttatttttcaaagcatttatatttattgttgCCAGTCAATTCGAGCCAACCATACAGTTTTTATTTGGTGGGTTGAATGGCTAAAAATCCCCCACAAAATTAACCCAACcatacatacatttttttttttttgaaggacaaCCATACATACATGTTGCCATTGTAGCTTGACTTGGTATTTTTTAGATGTTTTATGctcttttttttaaggaaaatagaTTTCTTTTATGTTGAACTTCACTTTAAGATATAGTTAAcgtgaaaaataatattatttgaaataatttttatggtttttaaattattattttaatagatgTTTTGCGTTTTTTTCTTGACGTAAGATATCTTGTGTTtcttattaacttttttttttaagaaattgaaaaaatacaaATCATTACCTTTTTAAATCAGAAATTATTTTGCCAAATGAGGATATCTTAATACTCCCTACATCATAGAGTAAGTGATCCAATTGACTGTTTTACACATGACatgtaattatatttaattgtataataataaaaaattataaaaaatgggTCAGGAACAAATGAcatcaactagtttgacactaaatgttacacctctcaataaagttttaaccgatataaattttataaaatctaccgttggattgaaagtttatatcgtatagatcatttgtgtaaaatttcaggcaaatctaaaatcatttgatatgctattgagatgCATCAAATTTAACGGTTTGCGTCTTTTTTatatgccgttaatctttatgtgtcgcaatatatagcatatcaaatgattttgaatttatctaaaattttacacaaatgatctatatattatataaactttcaatccaacggtgaattttataaaatttatatcggttaaaatgttattgagaggtgtaacatttgatgtcaaactagttggtgtcatttgatcatgacccataaaaaattgatattttaaaaatattcgtcGAAATAAATTCAACatcatatatgttaatatttatttttatgtattaataaacaaacatgatcaaaacaagattttttttttatataatcatCAAAACAAGATATATAATAGTATACATGTTTAGTTGGATCACTTATTTCGAAacggagttttttttttttgacgaatttgAAACCCAAATAACCCAAATTAGATGTTTTTATGTTGAACTTCACTTTAAGATATAGTTAAATAATGTCATgacttatttgggattttgaCATCTTATATTACTATTTAGTACGACTTTGTTAACTATTCTTCATTAATGAAATGCAATGATTTTGTTTAAGACAAgtcaaaaaaatgttcaaatttTATCACTTATTTTGAAACGGAGTAATGGCATGACTTATTTAGATTTTTGACATCTTACTATATTTAGTAAGACTTCGTTAACTATTCTTCATTCATGAAATGCAATGATTTTGTTTCCATAAAAGACAAGTCATAACAACCCCACCATGAGTTGGCTTATTGTATATAATGTGACATCCAATTTAAAATGTGTATATGAGATTATTTTAAGATGTGTATATGAGATTATTTTAAGTGGTTTTATAACTGCATTAATATAAACGGTTTGGTAGACGTTTATATACGCAGTTATAAAATAGTTAAGggaatgtacccaaaaaaatagtTAAGGGAACAAAATTTTGATAAAAGACTTTTATTTTGTTAGTATGCGACAGcattgaaccttttcattaacATGAGAAAcctcttttcaaaaaaaataattaattaattaattaattggcaATGATAATAACAGTATGACTACATAtctcaaacaattttttttcttcatgtattAGGTATTTTGTGGTGGCAAATGTTATAGCATGTACATATGCAACCTTGTCTTTTATTATTGCTCTTGCAAATGGACATAAAAGCAAATTATTGGTGACATTGGTCACTCTACTTGATGCAATAATGGTAGCTTTGCTCTTTTCTGGCAATGGTGCTGCATTGGCTATTGGTGTTCTTGCCAAGAAAGGAAACTCACACGTGCGATGGAACAAAGTGTGTCATGTCTTTGACAAATTTTGTAACCAAGTTGCTGCTTCATGTTTGATTTCACTTCTTGGATCATTGGTATTCATCTTGCTTGTTGTGCTTCCTGCTTTGAGACTTCATAGAAGAAGAACCTAAGATATGTGGAAGCTTtggagactttttttttttgcgtcaACTGAGTATCAtctgcgcgcaactgcagagactaatcacTTAGTTTTGGAGACTTTATTTGATCAATAGGTTTTATGTGATTGATTTTTTCTTATGATATGCGAGTGGCTATTTGTTGTCcataacttttttatatatcaTATGTGTGACATGATAATGTAAGGGTGTTTTCattggaactttttttttttggttactttttCATTGGAACATTTGTGGAAACTTATATTTAATTAGAAATGTGTGATGTATTTGGCTTGCAACTGTATAAATTGCATGATGTTTCTACTTTTTGTATTTCTGGTACCATCtatttttaagaaatcaaagaaatatattaaaacTTTTAAGCGTAAAATGTGCCTAAAATAAGAGTTCATACAAAAATGAAGCAAAAACAAACATCACCCTTTGTATTTCTGGTATATTTAACTACACAATTGTTAACCCTCTCTTTAAAGtgcacatttttttattaaaattcgTGTGAATCTCACCGTGtgatatttattttcaaattggTGAGACATATATGTAGTGTGGCTTTATTTGAACACtcatcatttttatatttttgtaccTTAACCTATTGCTAGTTGGAAGTGTTGAACAAATATTGGTCATGTGAATGATTGTGTTATGAATGAAATTAGTTCCATATCcaaattaaaatagtaaaagttATTGGgtaaatttgaacaaaaaaaaaatgacaactaTCCCCACTCCCACATTAATAAAAATCATAAGCCATAGATAcaaatcgttagttgattcagtgataatttgatgtcagaattgaTAGTGATGGGAAATTTAGATAGTATACATAAAATTCTGGGTTCGATTCTCGGCTTTATtgtaaatcaaaataataaaaaataataaaagaatcgcaaaatgtttcaaaaatatacttCTAGACAACATACATCGCGACAACATAAAGTTTACATTGTTTGGATGTTAATATTTAggttaaattgaaattttagctcttaatttttacaaaattatgattttggtccccctaactttcaaaataatttttttggccAATAGATGTTAACATGGTATGTGAGTCATTATCCACATGTGCTTTGATTTGGTCAAAATCAGTGGGGTTAGTCTTTTGCAAAAGCGACTAAAGTTAGGGGgccaaatatattattataaaagttagacgataaaatcacaagtttgtaagaattatggaagaaaaaatgcACACGTGGACAAGTCCATACATGTTTGATTCCCtttggtgccaatttcggtgggctagtcCATTCAGAGTCAAAAACTCCGACTTTTGTtaaagtacaaaagtaagtattgtttttatcgtctccacaggaaCTGATGCGATATTGATGCCGTtgaacaattaatataatttcaagtaaagGTTTTCAAAGATATTTGATTACGAAAATTGCGAAAACATGAAAGTAGTAAAGATGATTAATTTGACGGAGAGATTAAATTGTTGGGATTAGATTTCAATCACTCATTCATACATATTCCCTTAATCAGTTACAGGTTCTAGTCATCtatcaatattatcacgtatcgCTCGTCGAACGTTTCCGTGTCCAGATAACATTGAGATATCTATTGCATCTATTAACCTCCTATGTCTCGGATCTTCAATCAATACAATAACATTAAGATTTGATACTCTAAGCgaatattaaacctaaatctatgtATAAGTGAGAAGTGttgcaaattgccttgaaaacgagGAAGACGGCAAAAGCTGTTGTTTTGGCGCCTCAGGCGGATTTTGCAGCAGGAAAAGCGGCTGGCTTCTGTAATGTCGCCCCTGGCGTGAAAACTGGTGTCTCAGGCAAAATTTTGCGCagtattatatatatgtcaCGTTTTCTGATATTTGTAACAAGATTTTCTGAAACTATGTTCCTTTTCTTTATTGCTTTATCTTTTGacttgtgattattattgccgatctcattatttgattgtttaatcgttatttgctccacacatcaattattttattggtgtgattcaatccaAATTcacaacaagaagaaaaaagatgaaataaCAACACCGGTTAATTTCTCGAACAGTTGGTATGCATCCATTTTGTTTCATCCGTCGTTCTGCGCTTTCACTTTCTGTGTTAGCGTTTCagctctctctctctgtttCTAGTGTTGGACGTGTGTGTTGCAAGAGTGGAATTCTATCTTCTTAAGCTCTAATTCCCCTTTTATAATTTTGCTATGCCCCCTTCCTTGTGAGATTTTGCTTCATTGAAAGGGTTTGTTCCCACATGCACCGCCTGCTTCATCCAATCAATGAGCTCTATTTGTA
Coding sequences within it:
- the LOC123896808 gene encoding CASP-like protein 1E2, with the protein product MEGQSPIMLKEIEVTKSSLEGKINLFLRICALVLTLVAAAVIAADKQTTVVPIKLTDSLPPLNVPVTAKWHYLSAYVYFVVANVIACTYATLSFIIALANGHKSKLLVTLVTLLDAIMVALLFSGNGAALAIGVLAKKGNSHVRWNKVCHVFDKFCNQVAASCLISLLGSLVFILLVVLPALRLHRRRT